In Oscillatoria acuminata PCC 6304, a single window of DNA contains:
- a CDS encoding DUF4351 domain-containing protein: MGKADISGKRLIGLSPDGWVKWVTRSSGTVAQVILDSEFQWLSRDSDILIKAYSEEEGEFMSLTELQFRPDTRMPVRIRAYAALAEEKYNVRVYPVVVNIFPPTGNTPIPTRYESSIMGLEARQDYEVINLWEIDAELAFQPELKALLPLATVMKGGANETTLRRAAVRLQQEERSEDLQRLLGIFSSYVLGGNIVDKVLNFATQALLESPWGQDILQQGVEEGRQETRQLIQHLIRCRFGEVPEAVEANLQRLNREQLELFAERLMNVNSLEELMAAFPTGTDN, encoded by the coding sequence ATGGGAAAAGCAGATATTAGTGGCAAAAGATTAATCGGACTCTCCCCGGATGGATGGGTCAAATGGGTAACTCGATCATCCGGTACAGTTGCCCAAGTCATCCTTGATTCAGAATTTCAATGGCTGAGTCGAGATAGCGATATCCTCATCAAAGCCTATAGCGAGGAAGAAGGGGAATTTATGAGCCTAACCGAACTCCAATTTCGCCCGGATACAAGGATGCCTGTGCGGATTCGGGCTTATGCGGCACTGGCAGAAGAAAAATATAATGTACGAGTGTATCCCGTGGTGGTCAATATTTTTCCGCCAACCGGGAACACCCCCATTCCCACTCGTTATGAATCGAGTATTATGGGACTAGAGGCAAGGCAAGACTATGAGGTGATCAACCTCTGGGAAATCGATGCCGAGCTCGCCTTTCAACCGGAACTCAAGGCCCTACTGCCCTTAGCAACGGTGATGAAAGGGGGTGCAAATGAAACCACTTTACGTCGCGCCGCAGTCCGACTACAACAGGAAGAACGGTCGGAAGATTTACAACGATTGTTGGGAATTTTTTCTAGCTATGTATTAGGAGGAAATATCGTGGATAAAGTCTTGAATTTTGCAACCCAGGCATTATTGGAATCCCCTTGGGGTCAAGACATTTTACAGCAAGGAGTGGAAGAAGGACGCCAAGAAACACGACAACTCATCCAACACCTAATCCGGTGTCGGTTTGGGGAAGTCCCGGAAGCGGTGGAAGCTAATTTGCAACGGTTGAACCGGGAGCAATTAGAACTGTTTGCCGAAAGGCTGATGAATGTAAATTCTTTGGAAGAATTGATGGCGGCTTTTCCTACAGGGACTGACAACTAA
- a CDS encoding DUF4351 domain-containing protein — MDKILNPFTQAFLESPWGQEIFKQGLEQGRQEGRQEGRQEARQEVVRRIIQRLIRRRFGEVSEAVEANLQWLNREQLEKVVDRLIDGDSLEELMAAFPPVTDN; from the coding sequence GTGGATAAAATCCTAAATCCTTTCACCCAGGCATTCTTGGAATCCCCTTGGGGTCAAGAAATTTTCAAGCAAGGATTGGAACAAGGACGCCAAGAAGGACGCCAAGAAGGACGCCAAGAAGCACGGCAAGAAGTAGTACGACGAATCATCCAACGCCTGATCCGGCGTCGGTTTGGGGAAGTATCTGAAGCGGTTGAAGCGAACTTGCAATGGTTGAACCGGGAGCAATTAGAAAAGGTCGTGGACAGGCTGATAGATGGGGATTCTTTGGAAGAATTGATGGCGGCTTTTCCTCCCGTGACTGACAATTAG
- a CDS encoding valine--tRNA ligase, with protein sequence MTSTIPNLPSQYEPKTTEAKWQAFWEENQVFKADPNHPGEPYCIMIPPPNVTGSLHMGHAFESALIDVLVRYHRMKGRNTLWLPGTDHASIAVQTILERQLREEGKTRDQVGREKFLERAWQWKEESGNTITNQLRRLGVSVDWTRERFTMDEGLSKAVLEAFIALHDEGLIYRGKYMVNWCPASQSAVSDLEVEQREVNGHLWHFRYPLSDGSGFVEVATTRPETMLGDTAVAVNPNDDRYKGLIGKMLTLPIMNREIPIVGDEFVDPSFGTGCVKVTPAHDPNDFEMGMRHNLPFITIMNKDGSLNENAGPFAGRDRQDARKAVVQQLEAEGLLVKVEEYKHTVPYSDRGKVPVEPLISTQWFVKIDSLSSRALTFLDEENSPRFVPDRWTKVYRDWLEKLKDWCISRQLWWGHQIPAWYAISETGGMIADDTPFVVAKSAEEATAKLKEQFGETVQIQQDPDVLDTWFSSGLWPFSTLGWPDKTEDLNTYYPTTTLVTGFDIIFFWVARMTMMAGHFTGKMPFKDVYIHGLVRDENNKKMSKSAGNGIDPLLLIEKYGTDSLRYTLIREVVGAGQDIRLEYNRTTDESASVEASRNFTNKLWNAARFVMMNLEGQTPQQLGNPGENAAGLELCDRWILSRYYHTVQQTCEAVDTYGLGDAAKTLYEFIWGDFCDWYIELVKSRLQGEDAASRRVAQQTLAFVLEGILKLLHPFIPHITEEIWHTLTQAESTASLAVQAYPESDANLMDGELESEFQLLIGAIRTIRNLRAEVEIKPGAKIKAILQSDSDKERDILQRGESYIEGLAKVENLTITPALAEEPEQTIAGVVGTVQVLVPLAGVVDIEQLCAKLEKSLGKIEGEVKSISGRLSNSKFVDKAPPEVVQGARDNLAEAEKQAEILRDRLRQLRGE encoded by the coding sequence ATGACTTCCACCATTCCTAACTTACCGAGTCAATATGAACCCAAGACGACAGAAGCCAAGTGGCAGGCGTTTTGGGAAGAGAATCAGGTTTTTAAAGCGGACCCGAATCACCCGGGAGAGCCTTACTGTATCATGATTCCCCCGCCCAATGTTACGGGTAGCTTACACATGGGACACGCCTTTGAAAGCGCCCTGATTGACGTGCTGGTGCGCTATCATCGCATGAAAGGGCGCAATACTCTGTGGCTGCCGGGGACCGATCATGCCAGTATTGCGGTTCAGACGATTTTGGAACGGCAATTGCGCGAAGAAGGCAAAACCCGGGATCAAGTGGGACGGGAGAAGTTCCTGGAACGCGCTTGGCAGTGGAAAGAAGAGTCGGGTAATACGATTACGAATCAGTTGCGCCGGTTGGGGGTTTCTGTTGATTGGACTCGCGAACGGTTTACGATGGATGAGGGTCTTTCCAAAGCGGTTCTGGAAGCATTTATCGCGTTGCATGACGAGGGACTGATTTATCGCGGTAAATATATGGTGAACTGGTGTCCCGCGAGTCAGTCGGCGGTGTCGGATTTGGAGGTGGAACAGCGAGAAGTGAATGGTCATTTATGGCACTTTCGCTATCCTCTGAGTGATGGTTCTGGATTTGTGGAGGTGGCGACGACTCGACCCGAAACAATGTTAGGCGATACGGCGGTGGCGGTGAATCCCAATGACGATCGCTACAAAGGGTTGATTGGGAAAATGTTAACGCTGCCGATTATGAATCGGGAAATTCCGATTGTGGGAGATGAGTTTGTTGATCCGAGTTTTGGGACGGGTTGTGTTAAAGTAACTCCGGCCCATGACCCGAATGATTTTGAAATGGGAATGCGGCATAATTTGCCGTTTATTACCATTATGAATAAAGATGGGTCATTGAATGAGAATGCCGGACCTTTTGCGGGACGCGATCGCCAGGATGCCAGAAAGGCGGTGGTGCAGCAGTTGGAGGCAGAAGGACTGCTGGTGAAGGTGGAGGAATATAAGCATACGGTTCCTTATAGCGATCGCGGTAAAGTGCCAGTCGAACCCCTGATTTCAACGCAGTGGTTTGTCAAAATCGACTCTCTTTCCAGTCGCGCCTTGACGTTCCTGGATGAGGAAAATTCCCCTCGGTTTGTCCCCGATCGCTGGACGAAAGTCTATCGGGATTGGTTAGAAAAACTCAAAGATTGGTGTATCTCTCGTCAACTCTGGTGGGGACATCAAATTCCCGCTTGGTATGCCATTAGTGAAACCGGAGGCATGATTGCCGATGATACGCCCTTTGTTGTCGCAAAATCCGCTGAGGAAGCCACCGCTAAACTAAAAGAACAATTTGGAGAAACCGTCCAAATTCAACAAGACCCGGATGTTTTGGATACTTGGTTTTCTTCGGGATTATGGCCGTTTTCGACCTTGGGATGGCCTGACAAAACCGAAGATTTGAATACCTATTATCCCACCACTACCCTGGTTACAGGCTTTGATATCATCTTTTTCTGGGTGGCGCGGATGACGATGATGGCGGGACATTTTACAGGCAAAATGCCATTTAAAGATGTTTATATTCATGGATTAGTCCGGGATGAAAACAACAAGAAAATGTCCAAGTCTGCGGGAAATGGGATTGACCCCTTGCTGTTGATTGAAAAATATGGGACCGATTCTCTCCGTTATACCTTAATTCGGGAAGTTGTCGGGGCGGGTCAAGATATTCGCTTGGAATATAATCGGACAACGGATGAGTCTGCCTCGGTGGAAGCATCGCGGAATTTCACGAATAAACTGTGGAATGCGGCGCGGTTTGTGATGATGAATTTGGAGGGACAGACGCCGCAACAGTTGGGGAATCCCGGGGAGAATGCGGCAGGATTGGAACTGTGCGATCGCTGGATTTTGTCGCGCTATTATCACACAGTGCAGCAAACCTGTGAGGCAGTCGATACCTACGGATTAGGGGATGCTGCCAAAACTTTGTATGAGTTTATTTGGGGTGATTTCTGCGATTGGTATATTGAATTAGTCAAGTCGCGGTTACAGGGAGAAGATGCGGCTTCCCGACGAGTGGCGCAACAAACCCTTGCTTTCGTTTTAGAGGGAATTCTCAAATTACTCCATCCGTTTATTCCTCATATTACCGAGGAAATTTGGCATACGTTAACTCAAGCGGAGTCAACGGCATCTTTAGCTGTGCAAGCCTATCCCGAATCCGATGCAAATTTGATGGATGGCGAATTAGAATCCGAGTTTCAGTTACTGATTGGTGCAATTCGGACCATTCGGAATTTACGCGCTGAGGTGGAGATTAAACCCGGGGCAAAAATTAAGGCAATTTTGCAAAGTGACAGCGACAAAGAACGGGATATTCTCCAGCGAGGGGAATCTTATATTGAAGGGTTAGCCAAAGTTGAAAACTTGACGATTACCCCTGCTTTAGCGGAAGAACCAGAACAAACCATTGCTGGAGTGGTGGGAACTGTTCAAGTTTTAGTGCCTTTAGCGGGAGTGGTGGATATCGAACAACTCTGTGCCAAACTAGAGAAAAGTTTGGGTAAAATTGAGGGAGAAGTCAAATCTATTTCTGGACGATTATCTAATTCTAAATTCGTGGATAAAGCCCCGCCGGAAGTGGTCCAAGGGGCGCGGGATAACCTCGCAGAAGCGGAAAAACAGGCGGAAATTTTACGCGATCGCCTCCGTCAATTAAGAGGGGAATAA
- a CDS encoding SagB/ThcOx family dehydrogenase: MSELPLSIAQHYHDRTKYDPDTLGAKNHQLDWENQPVPFKEYKIGATIDLKPYLKKEPDGGKDVARKGLNRLSRLLFCTYGLTAKLATMTGSQIYLRSAPSAGGLYPAELYLISKGTPQLPPGLYNYQARNHSLIRFWDSDVWPTLQSATFWHPALEHTKLAIATSAVFFRSAWRYQDRAYRRIFLDTGHLLGNLELAASLTDYRPHPIAGFHDDALNELLYLDPTQESLITFIPLADLLDIDQNLPKYRTALPSDTQTDYPTIPDGELLGYCHEVTKINSDKTGIGGWSLSDQEESEEDKYNFPFCSKVSTKTRPIDWRTNLEGLENTILKRRSTRAYSGAPLSFDELKALLDFTYHSEHYTYQNLDAYPDFFDLEDIQTFIAVSSVTGLDEGCYYYAPKAEELRQVRFKNFRRELHYLCLGQDLGRDASALVFHTADLKKAIAKYGDRVYRYLHLDAGHLGQRLNLGAIYMGLGVSGIGGFFDDRVNEVLGIPADEAVLYITTLGQPR; this comes from the coding sequence ATGTCAGAACTGCCACTCTCGATCGCCCAGCATTATCACGATCGCACCAAATACGATCCCGATACCCTAGGGGCCAAAAATCATCAACTGGATTGGGAAAATCAGCCGGTCCCCTTCAAAGAATATAAAATCGGGGCCACCATTGACCTCAAACCCTATCTGAAAAAAGAACCCGATGGCGGCAAAGATGTCGCCCGCAAGGGGTTGAATCGACTATCACGGTTGCTATTTTGCACCTATGGATTAACCGCGAAACTGGCAACCATGACCGGAAGTCAAATCTATTTAAGATCCGCACCCTCTGCCGGAGGACTGTACCCCGCCGAACTGTATTTAATCTCCAAGGGAACCCCCCAATTGCCCCCAGGTTTGTATAACTATCAAGCCCGAAATCATTCTTTAATTCGATTTTGGGATAGCGATGTGTGGCCGACCTTACAATCGGCCACCTTTTGGCATCCGGCGTTAGAACATACTAAACTGGCGATCGCCACCAGTGCAGTGTTCTTTCGGTCCGCTTGGCGTTACCAAGACCGCGCCTATCGCCGGATTTTTCTGGATACAGGGCATCTGTTAGGTAATCTCGAACTGGCGGCATCCTTAACCGACTATCGACCTCACCCCATCGCCGGATTTCACGATGATGCACTCAACGAGTTGCTTTACCTCGACCCCACCCAGGAATCTTTGATTACTTTTATCCCCTTGGCGGATTTGCTAGATATCGACCAAAACCTGCCGAAATATCGCACCGCCTTACCTTCGGATACCCAGACGGACTATCCCACAATTCCTGATGGAGAATTGCTGGGATACTGCCATGAAGTGACCAAAATCAACTCAGACAAGACCGGAATTGGGGGATGGTCTCTCAGCGATCAGGAAGAATCCGAGGAGGATAAATATAACTTCCCCTTCTGTAGTAAAGTCTCGACCAAAACCCGCCCAATTGACTGGCGAACTAATTTAGAAGGTCTGGAAAATACAATTTTGAAACGGCGTTCAACTCGCGCCTATTCCGGTGCACCGCTGTCCTTTGATGAACTCAAGGCATTGTTGGATTTCACCTATCATTCAGAACATTACACCTATCAGAATTTAGATGCATATCCCGACTTTTTTGATTTAGAGGATATTCAAACCTTTATTGCCGTTTCATCGGTAACAGGTTTAGATGAAGGCTGTTATTATTACGCCCCAAAAGCGGAGGAACTGCGACAAGTGCGGTTTAAAAATTTCCGCCGGGAATTGCATTATCTCTGTTTAGGCCAAGATTTGGGACGAGATGCCTCGGCGTTGGTGTTTCATACGGCAGATTTAAAGAAGGCGATCGCAAAATATGGCGATCGGGTTTATCGGTACTTGCATCTGGATGCGGGACATTTGGGACAACGGCTGAATTTGGGGGCGATTTATATGGGATTAGGAGTCAGTGGCATCGGAGGATTTTTTGACGATCGCGTGAATGAAGTCCTCGGCATTCCTGCGGATGAAGCGGTCCTCTATATCACCACCCTCGGCCAACCTCGATAG
- a CDS encoding DUF3368 domain-containing protein, with the protein MIVVSDTSSLCNLALINHLSLLKQLYQRVIIPPVVADELAVAPDSRISHILSQQWIQIQFLNDSSLAEQLQRTQGLDPGESYAIGLAVELKADSLLIDERLGRREAKKLGIPIIGILGILIRAKHSQLIGEVKPVMNSLIRDANFRVSSQLYQEILSLAEEE; encoded by the coding sequence ATGATTGTCGTTAGCGATACATCATCTCTGTGTAACCTTGCCCTAATTAACCATTTGAGCCTGTTAAAGCAACTCTACCAGAGGGTAATCATTCCCCCAGTTGTTGCGGATGAGTTGGCAGTCGCCCCTGACTCCAGAATCAGCCATATTTTGTCCCAGCAATGGATTCAAATTCAATTCCTCAATGATTCCTCTCTAGCCGAACAATTACAGCGCACGCAAGGACTGGATCCGGGTGAATCTTATGCGATCGGCCTAGCGGTTGAACTGAAAGCCGATAGCTTGCTGATTGATGAGCGTTTAGGACGGCGAGAAGCCAAAAAATTGGGAATCCCCATCATTGGCATCCTGGGAATCTTAATCCGGGCTAAACATAGCCAATTAATTGGGGAAGTTAAACCCGTGATGAATAGCCTCATCCGTGACGCAAATTTTCGAGTGAGTTCGCAACTCTATCAGGAGATTTTATCCTTGGCCGAAGAAGAATAA
- a CDS encoding UPF0175 family protein produces the protein MQLTLEIPDDIAQTSQFTESDWLREIAIALFQQERISLGRASKIAGLHVIEFQKLIASRGICIHYDVEDFQEDIQYLREQGWL, from the coding sequence ATGCAACTGACCCTTGAGATTCCTGATGACATCGCTCAAACTAGCCAGTTTACCGAATCGGACTGGTTGCGAGAAATTGCGATCGCTTTGTTCCAACAAGAACGCATTTCCCTCGGTCGCGCCAGCAAAATCGCGGGACTTCATGTGATAGAATTTCAAAAACTGATTGCGAGTCGTGGCATCTGTATTCACTACGATGTTGAAGACTTTCAGGAAGACATCCAATATCTGCGTGAGCAAGGCTGGTTATGA
- a CDS encoding nucleic acid-binding protein: MIVVCDTSPILYLILIHQIELLPRLYNRIIIPDIVAEEMQAIGAPSPLKTWIAAPPPWLQIQQTPPMNQPDLKRLHRGEQAAILLALSMGANLLIVDDLAARQAAQKQGLQIIGLLGILKESRDCQKPSFFYPNPLQVKLRNPVSCTLLQ, encoded by the coding sequence ATGATTGTTGTTTGCGATACATCACCCATTCTTTACCTAATCCTGATCCATCAAATTGAGCTACTCCCACGCCTTTACAACCGAATCATTATCCCTGATATTGTCGCTGAAGAAATGCAGGCGATCGGTGCGCCATCACCTTTAAAAACCTGGATTGCTGCTCCTCCTCCCTGGTTACAAATTCAGCAGACACCCCCCATGAATCAACCCGACTTAAAACGCCTCCATCGGGGTGAACAAGCAGCTATCCTGTTGGCGCTATCAATGGGTGCCAATTTACTCATTGTCGATGATTTAGCGGCTCGTCAAGCGGCGCAAAAACAAGGGCTTCAAATTATTGGGTTATTAGGCATTTTAAAGGAATCGAGAGACTGCCAGAAACCCAGTTTCTTTTACCCGAACCCCTTACAAGTCAAACTGAGAAACCCGGTGAGTTGCACCTTGCTACAATGA
- a CDS encoding UPF0175 family protein, whose product MQITIEIPDEYIQQLQPNLDNFSERILETLVIEAYQSQHITAAEVGQILNLDRFAVDDFLKQKGAYYHYTIADFDQDLQTINTLHNQSNIR is encoded by the coding sequence ATGCAAATCACCATCGAGATTCCCGACGAATACATTCAACAACTCCAGCCCAACCTGGATAACTTTTCTGAGCGCATTCTCGAAACCCTCGTCATTGAAGCCTACCAATCCCAACATATTACCGCTGCTGAAGTTGGCCAGATCCTCAACCTTGACCGTTTTGCAGTTGATGATTTCCTCAAGCAAAAAGGAGCCTATTATCACTACACCATCGCTGATTTTGACCAAGACTTGCAAACCATCAACACCCTACATAATCAGTCAAACATTCGATGA